A region of Solanum dulcamara chromosome 7, daSolDulc1.2, whole genome shotgun sequence DNA encodes the following proteins:
- the LOC129893956 gene encoding uncharacterized protein LOC129893956, with product MATSSVSRVPAKPEATFSVVSTLKAYFIPFILFSASLFYQLIVIPRAFPRSHYDALGIRAHSSIEEVNQAYEKLSSKWNAGVEVPSTIDFIKARYAFELLTDQILKRDYDLFSIDEQFHVIEKAKEQYVGRSISEITFPLLETISFDPEDHAVDVINSENFLSKLETDKALLIQIFSPASARCAKFSNKWKRIVTLLDGVADTGVIDLADVQLATYLAEKRPGGLPYFRHGIPALVAFPPGCRGLGCMSRYDGELSVDSVTDWVAMSILSLPRIRYYTKESMAQDFLLKTKPHKVKVIFFSQTGERATPFIRQAAKNYSAYATFAFVLWQEGESSLWWNMLGVESAPAIVFLKETGVKPVVHHGYVNSSLFGDIMEKNKHHVLPQLRSVTSKELGCDPRGFSRAGKDTKIWYCVVLVGRYSQELNEMRETMRRIQETLSNDGDLTGVDQDLPSAPALLARKQKRLTFTWLDGEAQKSYCFFYINSENSYETCGPMRDITDTAQLFIVRYDRNVTEDVGKQPTSKFSELYNVETDPASQLVAKYNGSNKIEQIVQWISEIIKDGDSKNLPSFKTRTPELVPEDADSSWSSWSEGTVSPGRGLIHTVKSSLNKVHDYSGDPRVGPFLLLAALISFGSVWFKRSQVSQSGEPDHSSQKSNEPERSNQQTREPDQSNQPNAKDATMRKRRTRPRNDLVPPSMTDDPKDAYQVEFSDSDTG from the exons ATGGCGACATCCTCCGTTTCTAGGGTTCCGGCGAAACCAGAGGCCACTTTTTCTGTAGTGTCGACGCTCAAGGCCTACTTTATCCCTTTTATACTTTTCTCCGCTTCGCTCTTCTATCAGCTAATCGTAATTCCTCGTGCCTTCCCTCGTTCGCATTATGATG CATTGGGTATCAGAGCGCATAGTTCAATTGAGGAAGTCAATCAGGCATACGAAAAGCTCTCTTCAAAGTG GAATGCAGGTGTTGAAGTTCCTTCTACCATTGATTTTATCAAG GCTCGATATGCTTTTGAGTTGCTGACAgatcaaattttgaaaagagACTATGACCTATTCAGCATTGATGAGCAATTT CATGTTATTGAAAAGGCTAAAGAGCAGTATGTTGGAAGAAGTATTTCAGAAATCACCTTTCCTCTCCTGGAGACAATTTCTTTTG ATCCTGAAGACCATGCTGTTGATGTCATCAACTCTGAGAATTTTCTATCCAAGCTTGAAACTGATAAGGCATTGCTAATTCAG ATTTTTTCTCCGGCGAGTGCACGATGTGCTAAATTTTCAAACAAATGGAAGAGAATTG TTACTTTGCTAGATGGGGTCGCAGATACTGGAGTTATTGATCTTGCTGATGTTCAACTTGCCACATATCTAGCTGAGAAGAGACCTGGTGGACTACCATATTTTAGACAT GGAATTCCAGCACTTGTGGCTTTCCCCCCAGGTTGTAGAGGTTTAGGGTGCATGTCTAG GTATGACGGAGAACTTTCCGTTGATTCAGTTACCGATTGGGTTGCAATGTCCATTTTAAGTTTGCCTCGTATTCGGTACTACACGAAGGAGTCAATG GCTCAAGATTTTCTGCTGAAAACCAAACCTCACAAG GTCAAGGTCATTTTCTTCTCTCAAACTGGAGAGCGGGCAACTCCATTTATACGTCAAGCTGCTAAGAATTACTCAGCCTATGCTACATTCGCATTCGTGCTATGGCAGGAAGGAGAATCTTCATTGTGGTGGAATAT GTTAGGGGTCGAATCTGCTCCTGCCATTGTATTTCTAAAAGAAACAGGTGTCAAACCTGTTGTTCATCATG GATATGTGAACAGTTCATTGTTTGGGGATATTATGGAGAAGAATAAACATCATG TGCTTCCACAATTGAGGAGTGTAACTTCGAAGGAATTGGGTTGTGATCCCCGGGGCTTTTCACGTGCTGGAAAGGATACCAAGATATGGTATTGTGTTGTTTTGGTCGGGAGGTATAGCCAGGAGCTCAATGAAATGCGTGAG ACCATGCGCAGGATTCAAGAAACCCTTTCAAATGATGGAGATTTGACTGGAGTGGATCAAGATCTGCCATCTGCACCTGCTCTGCTTGCACGAAAACAGAAACGACTGACATTTACCTGGCTTGATGGGGAAGCACAGAAA AGTTACTGTTTCTTCTACATTAATTCAGAAAATAGTTATGAGACCTGTGGGCCGATGAGGGATATAACAGACACAGCACAATTGTTTATTGTACGCTATGATAGGAATGTTACAGAGGATGTTGGAAAACAGCCAACCAGCAAATTCTCAGAATTATACAATGTTGAAACTGATCCTGCATCTCAGCTTGTGGCAAAATACAATGGTTCTAATAAAATTGAACAG ATCGTACAATGGATTTCTGAGATAATCAAAGATGGCGACTCAAAGAATCTTCCTTCATTT AAAACAAGAACTCCTGAATTGGTCCCAGAGGATGCAGATTCCAGTTGGTCATCTTGGTCTGAAGGAACTGTTAGTCCTGGTAGAGGATTGATTCATACGGTCAAAAGTTCCCTAAATAAAGTGCATGATTACAGTGGCGATCCAAGAGTTGGACCTTTCTTGCTCCTGGCAGCACTGATCTCATTTGGTAGTGTTTGGTTTAAGAGAAGTCAGGTATCTCAGTCAGGCGAGCCTGATCATTCAAGCCAGAAATCCAATGAGCCAGAACGTTCGAACCAGCAGACCAGAGAGCCTGATCAGTCAAATCAGCCAAATGCAAAG GACGCAACCATGCGAAAGCGAAGAACTCGCCCAAGAAATGATCTTGTTCCACCTTCTATGACCGATGACCCAAAAGATGCTTACCAAGTGGAGTTTTCAGATTCTGATACTGGCTAG
- the LOC129895666 gene encoding galactoside 2-alpha-L-fucosyltransferase-like, with amino-acid sequence MKRSKKTFNDQQVSSDHEIGAVLKNSELKWGPNPMTLLGFIVVLLMVLTVVFSVVFFFGDLPSDCLWTLAEARIFHIKHSKATVSEEDILQPLTVPKDKLLGGLLPTGFDETSCLSRYESLLYSKPLQHKPSSYLISGLRRYEALHKQCGPYTELYNRTVNLIKSGEYSSDSSACNYVVWISYSGLGNKILTLSSAFLYALLTNRILLVDPRVNLPDLFCEPFPEVSWLLPPDFPIIDQFSSFNKKSPHSYGYMVRNNVTGNSRIPSFLYLHLAHDFDVQDKLFFCDTDQTFLHKVPWLFVKSNNYYVPALFLIPSFEQELNNLFPEKETVFHFLGRYLFHPTNSVWGLITRYYQAYLAQVDEKIGIQIRVFSLGVANFKYVLNQILACTTKENLLPQVNLNEPIVNSSGKMKTISILMTSLSPRYFEQIRNMYWQNPTATGEIVSVFQPSHEEHQQSEKLMHDRKAWAEMYLLSLTDKLVTSGWSTFGYVAYSLGGLKPWILYKFQNGTVHNPPCFRAKSLEPCYHSPPYYDCNKKTRSNNTVNIVPHVRHCEDNSWGLKLF; translated from the exons ATGAAGCGATCCAAGAAAACCTTCAATGATCAGCAAGTTTCTTCCGATCACGAAATAGGTGCTGTTTTGAAGAATTCAGAGTTGAAATGGGGTCCGAATCCAATGACACTCTTGGGTTTTATAGTTGTTCTCTTGATGGTTCTTACGGTTGTTTTCTCAGTTGTCTTCTTTTTTGGGGACTTACCTTCTGATTGCTTGTGGACTTTGGCTGAAGCTagaatttttcatattaaacaTTCAAAAG CCACGGTTTCTGAAGAGGACATTCTGCAGCCACTGACAGTGCCAAAAGATAAACTACTTGGAGGTCTTCTTCCTACTGGATTTGATGAAACATCTTGTTTGAGTAGGTATGAATCACTCTTATATAGCAAACCTCTGCAGCATAAGCCGTCCTCTTATCTTATCTCGGGGTTAAGAAGATACGAAGCTCTTCACAAGCAATGCGGACCTTACACAGAATTATATAACAGAACAGTCAACCTCATTAAGTCTGGTGAATACAGTAGTGATTCTTCAGCTTGTAATTACGTCGTTTGGATATCCTATAGTGGTTTAGGGAACAAAATACTAACCTTATCTTCTGCTTTCCTTTATGCTCTACTCACAAACAGAATCCTTCTTGTTGATCCCCGAGTTAATTTGCCTGACCTCTTCTGTGAACCTTTTCCTGAAGTTTCTTGGTTGCTTCCTCCAGATTTTCCTATAATTGATCAGTTTAGTAGCTTTAATAAGAAATCTCCACATTCTTATGGTTATATGGTGAGAAATAATGTCACAGGCAATTCACGAATACCTTCGTTCCTATACCTTCATTTAGCTCATGACTTTGATGTGcaagataaattatttttctgtGACACTGACCAAACTTTTCTCCACAAAGTCCCTTGGTTATTTGTGAAGTCAAATAACTATTACGTTCCTGCTCTTTTCTTGATCCCGTCGTTTGAGCAAGAGTTGAACAATCTTTTTCCAGAGAAAGAAACTGTCTTCCACTTTTTGGGGAGGTACCTTTTCCATCCAACAAATTCTGTATGGGGACTTATTACTAGGTATTATCAAGCTTATTTAGCTCAAGTAGATGAAAAAATAGGCATTCAAATTAGAGTTTTCAGTTTAGGTGTAGCCAATTttaagtatgtgttgaatcaaATCTTAGCTTGTACAACAAAGGAGAATCTATTGCCACAGGTTAACCTGAATGAACCCATAGTCAATTCGTCTGGCAAGATGAAGACTATAAGCATCTTGATGACATCTTTGAGTCCACGATACTTCGAGCAGATTAGGAACATGTATTGGCAGAATCCTACTGCGACAGGAGAGATTGTTAGTGTTTTTCAGCCAAGTCATGAAGAGCATCAACAAAGTGAGAAGCTGATGCATGACAGAAAGGCCTGGGCAGAAATGTATTTGCTGAGTTTAACTGATAAATTGGTTACAAGTGGATGGTCCACTTTTGGTTATGTGGCTTATAGTCTTGGAGGTTTGAAGCCATGGATTTTATACAAGTTTCAAAATGGAACAGTTCACAATCCACCTTGTTTCCGAGCAAAGTCTTTGGAGCCGTGTTATCACTCTCCCCCTTACTACGATTGCAATAAGAAAACAAGAAGTAATAACACAGTCAACATTGTTCCTCATGTGAGACATTGTGAGGATAATAGCTGGGGTTTGAAGTTATTTTGA
- the LOC129893953 gene encoding ribulose-phosphate 3-epimerase, chloroplastic yields MATASSLGSSTLLQSQISGFGGSQKLQKTSSSNPNSLTFTRRRVQTVVKASSRVDKFSKSDIIVSPSILSANFSKLGEQVKAVEQAGCDWIHVDVMDGRFVPNITIGPLVVDSLRPITDLPLDVHLMIVEPDQRVPDFIKAGADIVSVHCEQSSTIHLHRTINQIKSLGAKAGVVLNPGTPLTAIEYVLDAVDLVLIMSVNPGFGGQSFIESQVKKISDLRKICAERGLNPWIEVDGGVGPKNAYKVIEAGANALVAGSAVFGAPDYAEAIKGIKTSKRPEAVAV; encoded by the exons ATGGCGACTGCTTCTTCTTTGGGTTCATCAACTCTGTTACAATCCCAAATTAGTGGATTTGGCGGGAGTCAAAAGCTTCAAAAGACTTCTTCCTCCAACCCCAATTCACTAACTTTCACCAG GAGGAGAGTTCAAACTGTGGTGAAGGCTTCTTCTCGGGTGGATAAGTTCTCGAAAAGCGACATTATTGTATCTCCATCCATCCTTTCTGCTAACTTTTCGAAATTAGGAGAGCAG GTGAAAGCAGTTGAACAGGCAGGCTGCGACTGGATTCATGTAGATGTGATGGACGGTCGATTTGTTCCAAATATAACTATTGGACCCCTTGTAGTTGATTCCTTGCGCCCTATCACAGATCTTCCATTGGATGTGCATCTG ATGATTGTCGAACCTGACCAGAGAGTACCTGACTTCATAAAAGCAGGTGCTGATATTGTCAGTGTTCACTGTGAGCAATCTTCTACAATCCACTTGCATCGTACAATAAATCAG ATTAAAAGTTTAGGAGCTAAAGCTGGGGTTGTCCTCAATCCTGGAACCCCTTTAACCGCAATTGAATATGTCCTTGATG CTGTTGATCTGGTGCTGATTATGTCTGTAAACCCTGGATTTGGGGGACAGAGCTTCATTGAGAGTCAGGTCAAGAAAATCTCGGACTTGAGAAAAATCTGCGCTGAGAGG GGATTAAACCCTTGGATTGAAGTTGATGGTGGTGTTGGTCCCAAAAATGCTTACAAG GTCATTGAAGCTGGAGCCAATGCCTTGGTAGCTGGTTCTGCTGTCTTTGGAGCTCCTGATTATGCTGAAG CTATTAAAGGGATCAAGACAAGCAAAAGGCCTGAAGCAGTTGCTGTATGA